acgaGTATATTTAGTTAGACGATACGATCGAGATCTCTTATAGTTGCTACGATGATTGCTGGGTCGCCGACATTTTTCCGCACGTAGATTTTGCCATTGTGCGTCCAAATGAATTTCCAGTGTTTTTCGTTGCGTAGCTGATTTACCTGGAAGAAGAGTTGCTTATTAGTTGGTGTTAAGTTCTCGTTGATGTAAATACGATTGTTGCTTGTGACGCCAATGTTACGGGTAGTCTTGCCTTTAAGGTTTTTTCTTGATGAATACAGCTTATTTCGGAGGGAACGACGAACGAACTTGACGATGATTGTGGCTGGTTTACGCTGGCCATTACTTTGCCGGCTAGGTCTTTGAGGAAGACGatgtgatatatcaatatcatcAGGCGAAACATTGACACCGACGATCTCAGCTACTTTAACCACGATATTATCTGTGTCTTCATTTCCATCCTCAGGTATACCTGATATTTCTAAGGTGTTTCTTCTGGTGTATTGATGTAGTTCGTTGACTTCCTTTGTTGTGTTAGCTAGTTTGTCTTTCaaatctttgttttcatttcgtAGACTTTGCAGTTGCTTTGCGAAGTCATCAAAAGAGTTACTCACATAGGTAATGGACTTCTGGAGTTCACGTATGTTGTTTTCCAT
This is a stretch of genomic DNA from Glandiceps talaboti chromosome 9, keGlaTala1.1, whole genome shotgun sequence. It encodes these proteins:
- the LOC144440450 gene encoding uncharacterized protein LOC144440450; protein product: MKCQDCGNSRAKLSQGDLHLCKSCKLHRFPTTSSSAVKMADATTDNDNHVPEKSQLDTIQATLLTLTAKVDKLTAMENNIRELQKSITYVSNSFDDFAKQLQSLRNENKDLKDKLANTTKEVNELHQYTRRNTLEISGIPEDGNEDTDNIVVKVAEIVGVNVSPDDIDISHRLPQRPSRQSNGQRKPATIIVKFVRRSLRNKLYSSRKNLKGKTTRNIGVTSNNRIYINENLTPTNKQLFFQVNQLRNEKHWKFIWTHNGKIYVRKNVGDPAIIVATIRDLDRIV